The following are encoded together in the Chloroherpetonaceae bacterium genome:
- the purS gene encoding phosphoribosylformylglycinamidine synthase subunit PurS translates to MTFKARVSVTLRKSILDVQGKAVLQALRSLSYQSIKSARMGKHIELELDANSPEEAYQIVSAACQKLLANPVMEDFHIDIEPVAEQTSS, encoded by the coding sequence ATGACGTTCAAAGCACGGGTTAGCGTTACGCTCCGCAAGTCTATTCTTGATGTGCAAGGCAAGGCGGTGCTGCAAGCGCTAAGAAGTCTCTCTTACCAGAGCATTAAATCGGCACGAATGGGCAAGCACATTGAGTTGGAACTGGACGCAAACTCGCCAGAGGAAGCCTATCAGATTGTAAGCGCAGCGTGCCAGAAACTCCTTGCAAATCCTGTAATGGAAGACTTTCACATTGACATTGAACCAGTGGCTGAGCAAACCAGTTCATAG